GTGAACAGAGAACAGAATATTTTCAGGATCACTATGAATCTATTTCGCTCTCTTGCGATGTGTAGTTCCTTTACCGCTGCATATGCGCGATCGTCTCTTCAGCCTCTTTCACCACTTCCTGAACAATCTGCGCTGCGGGCTTGATGTCATTCACGAGACTGCACGATTCACCCGCGTAGAGAGCGACGGACTCCATATCCCCGCTAAAGCCAGTTAGTGGAATCATTGCCCCATATTTCGGCACCTCTATGGTGGTGCCAGCCACCGAGACAGTGCCAGCGATCTTGCCCTCACCTGGACGCTGCCCACTGGCTGGGTAACCTGCCGACTCCCACTCCACGAACGCTGTATTACGCAGCACTCGATGTGGCGCACCGGGCCAACCAACATCAAAGAGCGTGGTATACACCGTGTCCTTGGCAGTACTGCTGACAACTCGTTCTTGGTAGGCACGCATCACAGCGGCTTCGGTGCTACAGAGAAACCGTGTCCCCATAGATACCGCTTGTGCCCCAAGGCTGAGGGCTGACACCACACCTCGACCCGTGGCAATCCCTCCAGCCGCGATCGCAGGCACAGAGTTGACTGCTTCAACCACCGCTGGCACAATAGTTGACAGCGATGTAAGACCCTTCACATGCCCCCCTGCTTCAACCCCTTGGACGATGATCGCATCAACACCCGCGTCTGCGGCTGCCGTAGCTTCTTCGACAGATCCCACCTGGGTGAAGACCTTGGTGTGATGGCGATGAGCCTCAGCGATATAGGGACTAGGATCGCCCCAAAAGAGTACTAGCAGGGGAACCTGCTCTTCCAGGCAGACTTCAATCTGCCCTTCCTGCAAATGTGAGAGAACGAAGTTAACCCCAAAGGGCTTGTCTGTTAAGCTGCGGAGTCGGTGGATCGCCTGTCGCAGGATCGGGGGTGGCATAAACAGTCCACCTAGCACCCCACAGCCGCCAGCGCTAGACACCGCCGCTGCGAGTTCTGGTCCGGCGGCAGGCCCCATACCCGCAGAGAAGATGGGATAGGAAATACCAATCTGATGACAAAGCGGAGTTTTTAACACGTATATATCTTCCTGATGTAATGTTTTCTACTCAACCGAATACCTTTACGAGCTTCTAGGACTAGAAGTTGCCCCAAGCAGCAATCATCGTTGAAGCGAAAATGTGCAACATCGCCTGAGAGCAGAACCGGCCCGGTTTTCGCCAAGCGGAGCAGTAGCGAGCAATGACTGGGAGTGTGCTCCGGCGTGGAAATTACCTTCACTGAACCGTCGCCGAAGATGTCGCGATCGCCGTCCATCAGTTCAACTTTCGCTTGCTTAAGATCTTCGTAGAGCGACGGAGAATAACCATACTGCTCATAATCAGGGTCGAACATTGCCTGATGCTCGCGACGTTGGATGTACCAGGTCGCGTGCCGGAACAGCGCAGCGTTGCCAACATGATCGAAATGAGCGTGGGACAGAATAACCGTTCCGATGTCTGCGGGCGTGATGCCGATGTCCGTGAGCTGAGAACTTATGGTTCTAACAACAATGCCCCTGATGTTGTGGGCAATGATCCTGCCGCCAGGTACTTCTGCGACTTTGTCCTCAATGCCAGTGTCCCAAATGATCCACTCGCCTTTTTGAGGGCCATGCCACCGGAGACTTCAATGCGCTGGCCAGTGACCGAGCCATCGGTCAGGGGGATAAACGCACTAACTCAGAGCGGTACGGCGAGGCTTCGCGTCGGTATAATGCTCAACATCGGCCATCACACGATTGGTCTGCGGTGAGCTAAGGGAGGCACTGAGCGCCGCCTCGTCTTGGAATACGCACACTGCGATCGCAATTATGCCTGCGCCGTCCCCAGCCGGGAAGAAGGCATCGATAGTCTTAAGCCCGTATGGACCCCAAGCCTCCAGTACCAAAGGCAGGTGGATGCCAACGAAATAGTCGCGGTCGAAGCGTGTACTGGCATCGCCAGCATAAGTCACTAATAGCGTCGTCATGCTATGCAACTCCTTCAGCTAAACCTGCTCGATGACGAGTGACCTTCGCCAGAGCCGACCAGTCTTTCGATCCCAATCCTTGATCGATCGCTTGGTTCATCGTTTCGCGTACAATTTCCGCCGCAGGCAAAACGGCGTGTTTCGCTTTGGCAGCATCGATCGCCAAGTTCACGTCTTTAAGTCCCAATGTCAGCTTGAATCCTGGCTCATAGCTGTTGCTGGCAATATTGCCGCCGTAGCGTTTATAGCTGGGACTCGCGAACAATGTGTTGGTGACAATATCGAGGAAATCGCTTGCCTTCAACCCGTAGCTTTCGGTCAGTGCCGTCGCTTCGCCCATCGACTCGATCGCTAGAGTAATCATCAGGTTGGCGGCAATCTTTGCGACGTTGGCACGTTTGGGATCGTCGCCGAGATGCCAGGTTTTCTGTCCGAGTACATCGAACAAGGGTTGAACCTTTGCGATCGCATCTGCATCTCCTGCCGCTAAGATATTTAACTCACCCTTTGCCGCGACAGCAGGGACACCCAGAACCGGGGCGGAGATGTAAGCCATGCTCGCTTTGCGATGCAAGTTCTGTAATTCTTCAACAATCGCAGGTGAGATTGTCGCCATCAGGATATGAACGCAGTCTTTTCGGGCAGAAGCGAGTACGCCTGAGTCCATGATCACGCTGCGAATTGCAGCATCATCAGAAAGCATCGTTATAACTGCATCGTGCTCAAATGCTGCGGCTGGTGATGTTAGAACTGTGACACCTTCCAGCGCCTTGGCTGCCTCTACATTGCGGTTCCACACGCTGACAGAATGACCAGCTTTGACCAAGTTGGGCACCATTGCCGCGCCCATGCTCCCGATGCCAATAAATCCGATATCCATGATGAAGTTCCTGATTCTAGAGTGTGCTTTGAGTGGAGCTAGTGCGATCAATCAAAGTAACTTGTCTGGTGTGAGATGAAATGCACGTCAATTTCGGGAACATCCAACTGCACCGGAACGTAATAATCAGCGCAGGACATCGAAGAACCCGACAATGCGCGTGATTTGATTTTCAGAGCTGTATTCAAAATAATCCAACCCATTGATCGCTTCACCGTCTTTCTGAGTGAGCCGCCATCTAAAGCAGCCGCTGCCATGATGGAATTCAGGCGCGGACGCTTGACTGAACCGACGACCGGGCATTTGCTTCTGGGAAAGCTCGATTAACGCTGTCAATCCGTCCGCACCTTTGGTCGGCGCATTGTTCGGATCGGCATACGTGCTGTCAACCGTCCAGCATTTTCCGAGCGCGGCTTTGATGTTGTCAGCACCTGTTTTATTCCAAGCCCCGATGTATTGTTCGATTGATTCTTCGACAGTTTGCTGTTTCATCATTGAAGTCTCCTCGTAGTTTAACGTTATTTCCACCAGTTGAATCTGGCACCCAGAGTCCTGACATCGAATTCGTCGTCGCCCTGATAGCGGGGTGCATACTTCACGTAAGCGACCTTGATTTCCTCGTAGCGCGCTTGAATTCGCACCATGTTATGCGCGTGAGAGACGATCAAAAATTCCCCTGCCAGGATTTGCGTCATTGCCAAGGCCGCAAATCTGTCTGTGTCCATGCCGTCGTTGGTAACCTCGCCGAGTTCGGACTTCACCAATCCTGGGCAAATCAGGCTAACCTCGATGTGATCAGGCAGTTCCTCCCGCAGCGCTTCGGTCATCGCCAGAACGGCATGTTTGGCGGCCACGTATCCGCCCCCCTGCGGAACTGCACTGAAGAAGCAATTCTCCGAGCCGACATTGTAGATCGCGGCTGGCGTTCCCTGCGCTATGAACCGCTGCCCAAACACTGAGACGCCGTTCCAGACACCGAAGAAATCGACGTCGAACACGCGCTGCACGTCCTCTTGCTTCGTTTCGATGACAGGCGACAGAGTAGGGAGAACCCCGGCATTATTGACAATTACATCTACCCGTCCAAACTGCTCCCAGGCAAAGTCGGCTAGGGCTTCGACTTGGTCACGTTGGGTGACGTCACACTCGAACACCCGGATTTCGGCACCGCTTGCGGACAAAGTCGCTGCTGCTTGAGCCAGACGTTCGCGCCGCCGCGCCGCAATGACGATCCGTGCGCCGTGCTCTGCAAACTGCTTGGCAAGCGCAAAGCCGATGCCAGTGGCACCCCCGGTTATGACAACCACTTTTCCATTGAAATCTTGCATCTCGTCGTTTCCTCCTGATAGCTTAGATGGCTAATTTCCCTGACATCATCTCGACAATGCCTATGCCGAGGGACTCCCGATCGAACTGCACTTGGTCCATCGAGCCGCCCTTGTGCTGCATGGCGTAGCCGAACACGCGCATTGTGAGCTCCTTTCTGACGGAGTGACCATGCTCACCAATGGCGAGGCAACGCTCCACGCCTTCGCCTCACCATTGGCGACTGACGGATCAGATGACTTGACCGCCGGAGACCTCGATCCGCTGCGCAGTGACCCAGCGGTTGTTCTCGGACAACAGGCTCGCAATCATCGGCCCGATGTCATCTGGCACACCGACGCGGCCGAGCGCGGTCATGTCTGCGAATTGCTTGTTGGCGTCCGCGTTGTCGCGGACGAGTCCGCCGCCGAAATCGGTCTCGATCGCGCCAGGCGCTACTGTGTTAACCGTAATCCCGCGACCGCCTAGCTCCTTGGCCATATAGACGGTGAGCATATCGGCTGCGGCCTTTGCTGCCGCGTAAGCGGAAAAGCCGGGGTAGGACACCCGGGTCAGTCCGGTGCCTAGGTTCACGATGCGGCCGCCGTCCGCCAGGAGCGGCAAGAGCGCCTGGGTGAGAAAGAACACGCCCTTGAAGTGGACGTTGACCAACCCGTCAAACTGCGCCTCGGTCGTCTGCTCGATCATGGCGTACTCGCCGTGGCCGGCATTGTTAACGAGGTGGTCGAAGGTCTCGCGCTGCCAGGTTTCACGCAGCGCTGTCCGCAGGTGCTCGACGAACGGTGCGAATTCAGTGATGTTGCCGCTGTCGAGCTGGAAGGCGATCGCCTTGCGACCCATTCCTTTAATCTCTTCGACAACAGCCTGAGCTTCTTCGGCACTATTTCTGTACGTCATGATAACGTCACCGCCGTGGCGGGCAATACTGAGAGCAGTGTTTCGGCCCAGCCCACGACTAGCTCCGGTGATGAGGGTGATTTTAGTCATGCTACAACTCCTTCCAAAATTATGTTGTCTTCAAATTACATATTTCGCTCCATTTTGACTAGGAACGCGGATGCAATTTTATAGAAGTTTCGCTTCATTACCTGTAATTATGGCATTTTCAGGCTATAAAATAATCAACAATTCGCTCAAAGCATTGCTCAATCCGCTCAAACTTGATAAAATTAAGCAGTTATCTGGCTTTAATCGTGGTGGATCATCATGAACACACTGCCTGAGCTTGCTCAGATTCTTTCGCGCCACAGCTTCGCGTCGGAACAAATGGAGCCTACGCTGATGCCTCGGCTTTCAATTTTTCGTGCCGACCGTTCCACAACTCGGACGCCTGCAATCTATCACCCTCTATTCTGCTTAGTTGTCTCGGGTCGAAAGCAGGTGTTCTTCGGTGAGAAGACTTCTGAGTACGGACCAGGCGATTGCTTCCTTGTTACAGTCGATCTGCCTGTTGTTGGCACCGTTTTGGAGGCGCTTCCTGAGAATCCATATCTCGCGCTATGCCTTGATCTACACCACCCAACGCTTGCCGAAATCGCTATCCGAGCAACGGTGACGCCCAATGTCACGCAAGGGAGCGATCGGGGGCTTCAGGTGGGAACCGCCACAACCGAAGTTATTGATGCAGCCTTCAGGCTGGCGCAATTACTCGACAACACCCAGCATATCGATGTCCTGGCGCCGTTATATGAACAAGAACTGCTCTATCGACTCTACGTTGGACCGTGGGGTCGGTCACTGTATGCGGCAAGTCAAGCAAGCAGTCGGCTGTCACAGGTTGGCAGGGCGATTGCGTGGTTGCACGAACACTACGCAACTGACTATACGGCAGATGAATTAGCCAAAATTGCAGGGATGAGTGTTTCGACGCTGAATCGCCATTTTCGTGAAATCACTGCTATGAGTCCGCTCGAATACCAGAAGTGTATTCGTCTTCAGGAGGCAAGGCGTCTGCTTGCGAGCCAAGTCACAGATGTTGCTGGTACTGGATATGCCGTAGGCTATTCCAGCCCGTCGCAATTTAATCGCGAGTATCGACGACTCTTTGGCGAGTCACCAGGACGTTATGCAAGCCAGGTGAGAAGCGCCAAGGAACAGACGCAGCACTCGGCATAACGTGTGCGATTTATAGACATCGTTTCAAGCGGATAAGTACTTATGCCTCAATCGTTATCGATCATGGCGAGATCGCTGTGACAAACGCTGCAGTATTGCACGCGCACCTCGACATCCATCGGCGAGAGCGGTTCGGTTTCATATTCAAACGGCTCTAACTCGGACTTGACAGCCTAAGCATAAATCGTCATCGGATTCTCCTAAGGTGAAGTTGAGCGGGAGTGAGCCACAAGGCGAGATTTCGCACGTACCTGGTAGATGTCTACGCGGGTGCGAGATTCGCGCCTCATACCGTCGCCGGACGATTCATCGATTGTAGAAAATACCGATATCCACTATCCAATACCCATCACTCATTACCCACTACTAAGTCAATAAACTGTTGCAATCTTTCATAATGCGATCCTTTCCAGTAAATCTGGTTGCAGTTTTGACAGCGATGAAATTCATGAGTGTACAATCTGACAGTTTCTGGCAACTCGTCAATAATTGATTCTTTGGCTACAGGTTCTAATAATCCATTGCAGCGTAAACAGCGTTGAAAGGGTGCTACTAATTTATACAGGTTAAAACGCTGCATGACTTCAACAATTTGTAGCTGCGGGTTAGTATTTCTCACATAGTATCCATAGGTCACTATACTTCGCATTAATAAACCGCGATCACGAGTTAACAAAATTCGGTTTTGGAGGCTAGAGATGCGTGCTAATTCTTCATCTTTATAGTCATTGCGGTATAACGTATCAAACCCTAACAGGCGTAAAGATGTTGCTAATTTTCCTAAATGAATATCTACAACAAAGCAGATGACACTTAGGGGTTTAGGTCTCACGGAGATGTTGGATGTAGCTCTATCTGTAGCGGAAATTGGATAAACATCGATTGTATCCCCATCCTGCACAAGGTAGGAAAAATCTACCGATTTTCCGTTAACTTCAATATAAGAAACTTCTGGATGAGGAATACCAAACGACTCAATCATGTCCTTAATTGAGGCTCTTTCTGTAAAACAATGGGCTATTCTCACCTGCTTTTTATGAGATGGTAAGAAATCATTCAACTCTGCATAAAAGAGGAAAGAGGCAGAAGCCATAGCAAGAAATCGCAGGATTTTTAATTACTATCATAACTTGCTCTGATAAAGACATGAGTTATGACTAACAAAGAACTCAAAATTGAGTTGAACAATTCATCACTAGATGGAAAGTTGAGGTTGTAGCCTCTTGAATTTAGTTGTAGAGACAGAAAGTTTTTTCTTTGTGAATGACCCAAATTTCTTCGTGGGATCATTGTGAGTTTTTCTCAAAGGATGAGACAAGGTGACTTCCTTAACTTAAAGTCTTTGCAACTGTTTTCTACGATTTAAGAATATTTATCTAGTGTATCCGGAGTACAAAACCTTGCTCCAGCAAGCATTGTCAGCTATATGATGCTACTAATTAACCCTGTGTTAACTGCCATTTCCCAGTTTGGAACAGGTTCGATAATTAGAAAAATTAGCAAATACTTGCTTTTGTTATTGACTTCAGTTAGAGTCATAATAGACGCCCCACACCAGTCCTGATATGCTTTTCAGCTTTCTGAGATAAAGTAAAAAAATCCTTAAGATAGTCTGGACTAGATATATCATAGGAATTAGCAAAATCTACCAAAAAGCAGTGTTGTATTAGTGATATTCGCATTAATTTTGAGGAAATGGTCATGTTATCGCTAAGTAAAAGTACCTTTTCCAATTTGAATGTTGATGCTGAAAACAAGTGACATTCGCAATGAATAATTGCTTAAATTTATTTTTAAGAATACAAAAGAAGGTGAAGGGGCTGAGATTGTGTTATCTTGTTTAGTGTTAATAATTTGTAATAATTGATTTCATTTGATTTTTTTTAGCAATTAATTGAGAATATTTTGCAATATGGAGCAATTAATAGATTTAGGAAAACCGTTTCGACACCGAGAACTTTTAAAAAAAAATGTACAAAAGAAGCAGTTTTTATATTTCGTGAAGGGCAAAATAAAATGGCTAGCCTTTTTTCTGGGAAAGATATTTCATAATAATTTGAACTTTCATCAGTTCAAGTGTTTAAATTTGTGCTTTGCTTTAAACGAAGAATTACCAAGCCAAATGACAAACACTGACTTATTCAAATATTGCAAAGCTGAGAGAAAAAGAAGTATAAAGATACTCACTTGTTGGTTGTCTAAAATTATCTTTACTGACAATAAACTACCTATTAAAAAACTTGTCAGCTTTTTTAAAACAGAGGAATCTACGAGAAGTCTTGTTATCAACTGGGAGACTTATTGAAAGTGGGAATAAATATTTTTTCTCTATTGTTATGCTTGTTGATAGCTAAAGGTTTTGTTTTCGTTGAAACTAGTAGCGGTAAACAATCTTATGAGGGGATTTTGTAGTCAATGACCACATCTGTAGTTCGTAAAATCCTTTATTTGTTCGTAAAACACATTGATTAAGTACAGTAAGGTTAGATGAATACTTTCTTTTGTTCCGACTATTCGCGACAAGCAGGAGAAGATATTATTGGTAGTGCCACCTATCAGGAAACTTATATATTAGTTGAGTGTCCTCCACCTTGGATATCAGAAGCCTTTAATTCCAGGTGGGTTCCTGAGAATTTACAAATTTTGATCAAGGAGGTGAAACGAAATAAGCTGCCTATAAAATTTCTCTTGATTGCCAATAATTTATCACACAAAGTAGAGCACACAACCCTGTTGATCTATCACAGAAAAGAGGGTTTGAGCAATGGGTATTGTAAGCAAGAATTTCAGTTAGCAAATCTTGAGCAAGTAGCAGCCGTTGTCAGAAAATGGTTACGGGGTGAATTTTCTAATTCTGATATAGAAACAAATGCAACAAGAGATATTCTTGTGTGTACTCATGGTAGCCATGATAGGTGTTGTGCTAGATATGGCAATCCTTTTTACTTCCACGCTACATCTATCGTTTCGAGTTTGGAATTAGAGAACGTTCGTATTTGGAAATCGAGCCATTTTGGTGGACATCGGTTTGCTCCAACCGCGATAGATTTCCCAAACGGAAGA
The sequence above is a segment of the Mastigocladopsis repens PCC 10914 genome. Coding sequences within it:
- a CDS encoding SDR family NAD(P)-dependent oxidoreductase; its protein translation is MQDFNGKVVVITGGATGIGFALAKQFAEHGARIVIAARRRERLAQAAATLSASGAEIRVFECDVTQRDQVEALADFAWEQFGRVDVIVNNAGVLPTLSPVIETKQEDVQRVFDVDFFGVWNGVSVFGQRFIAQGTPAAIYNVGSENCFFSAVPQGGGYVAAKHAVLAMTEALREELPDHIEVSLICPGLVKSELGEVTNDGMDTDRFAALAMTQILAGEFLIVSHAHNMVRIQARYEEIKVAYVKYAPRYQGDDEFDVRTLGARFNWWK
- a CDS encoding SDR family NAD(P)-dependent oxidoreductase, whose amino-acid sequence is MTKITLITGASRGLGRNTALSIARHGGDVIMTYRNSAEEAQAVVEEIKGMGRKAIAFQLDSGNITEFAPFVEHLRTALRETWQRETFDHLVNNAGHGEYAMIEQTTEAQFDGLVNVHFKGVFFLTQALLPLLADGGRIVNLGTGLTRVSYPGFSAYAAAKAAADMLTVYMAKELGGRGITVNTVAPGAIETDFGGGLVRDNADANKQFADMTALGRVGVPDDIGPMIASLLSENNRWVTAQRIEVSGGQVI
- a CDS encoding EthD family reductase, producing MTTLLVTYAGDASTRFDRDYFVGIHLPLVLEAWGPYGLKTIDAFFPAGDGAGIIAIAVCVFQDEAALSASLSSPQTNRVMADVEHYTDAKPRRTALS
- a CDS encoding N-acyl homoserine lactonase family protein; translated protein: MIWDTGIEDKVAEVPGGRIIAHNIRGIVVRTISSQLTDIGITPADIGTVILSHAHFDHVGNAALFRHATWYIQRREHQAMFDPDYEQYGYSPSLYEDLKQAKVELMDGDRDIFGDGSVKVISTPEHTPSHCSLLLRLAKTGPVLLSGDVAHFRFNDDCCLGQLLVLEARKGIRLSRKHYIRKIYTC
- a CDS encoding NAD(P)H-dependent flavin oxidoreductase, producing the protein MLKTPLCHQIGISYPIFSAGMGPAAGPELAAAVSSAGGCGVLGGLFMPPPILRQAIHRLRSLTDKPFGVNFVLSHLQEGQIEVCLEEQVPLLVLFWGDPSPYIAEAHRHHTKVFTQVGSVEEATAAADAGVDAIIVQGVEAGGHVKGLTSLSTIVPAVVEAVNSVPAIAAGGIATGRGVVSALSLGAQAVSMGTRFLCSTEAAVMRAYQERVVSSTAKDTVYTTLFDVGWPGAPHRVLRNTAFVEWESAGYPASGQRPGEGKIAGTVSVAGTTIEVPKYGAMIPLTGFSGDMESVALYAGESCSLVNDIKPAAQIVQEVVKEAEETIAHMQR
- a CDS encoding Mut7-C RNAse domain-containing protein encodes the protein MASASFLFYAELNDFLPSHKKQVRIAHCFTERASIKDMIESFGIPHPEVSYIEVNGKSVDFSYLVQDGDTIDVYPISATDRATSNISVRPKPLSVICFVVDIHLGKLATSLRLLGFDTLYRNDYKDEELARISSLQNRILLTRDRGLLMRSIVTYGYYVRNTNPQLQIVEVMQRFNLYKLVAPFQRCLRCNGLLEPVAKESIIDELPETVRLYTHEFHRCQNCNQIYWKGSHYERLQQFIDLVVGNE
- a CDS encoding NAD(P)-dependent oxidoreductase, which encodes MDIGFIGIGSMGAAMVPNLVKAGHSVSVWNRNVEAAKALEGVTVLTSPAAAFEHDAVITMLSDDAAIRSVIMDSGVLASARKDCVHILMATISPAIVEELQNLHRKASMAYISAPVLGVPAVAAKGELNILAAGDADAIAKVQPLFDVLGQKTWHLGDDPKRANVAKIAANLMITLAIESMGEATALTESYGLKASDFLDIVTNTLFASPSYKRYGGNIASNSYEPGFKLTLGLKDVNLAIDAAKAKHAVLPAAEIVRETMNQAIDQGLGSKDWSALAKVTRHRAGLAEGVA
- a CDS encoding AraC family transcriptional regulator produces the protein MNTLPELAQILSRHSFASEQMEPTLMPRLSIFRADRSTTRTPAIYHPLFCLVVSGRKQVFFGEKTSEYGPGDCFLVTVDLPVVGTVLEALPENPYLALCLDLHHPTLAEIAIRATVTPNVTQGSDRGLQVGTATTEVIDAAFRLAQLLDNTQHIDVLAPLYEQELLYRLYVGPWGRSLYAASQASSRLSQVGRAIAWLHEHYATDYTADELAKIAGMSVSTLNRHFREITAMSPLEYQKCIRLQEARRLLASQVTDVAGTGYAVGYSSPSQFNREYRRLFGESPGRYASQVRSAKEQTQHSA
- a CDS encoding sucrase ferredoxin, whose translation is MNTFFCSDYSRQAGEDIIGSATYQETYILVECPPPWISEAFNSRWVPENLQILIKEVKRNKLPIKFLLIANNLSHKVEHTTLLIYHRKEGLSNGYCKQEFQLANLEQVAAVVRKWLRGEFSNSDIETNATRDILVCTHGSHDRCCARYGNPFYFHATSIVSSLELENVRIWKSSHFGGHRFAPTAIDFPNGRYYGALDQQSFNSILTRTGDITFLKKVYRGWGILPNSIQVLERELILRHGWDWFNYKVTGGIIKQNLDKNMVLAELNVEKPDCSLYCYQAKLVKDETQTLKLRASCNATQESVFIKYDVDSFWLASHKLITCSK